The Bdellovibrionales bacterium genome includes a region encoding these proteins:
- a CDS encoding DUF4214 domain-containing protein, which produces MIQIRSEAIGPILPPPAATPVRIQFFSILTSEISKTLSNSDFVENLYRGLLGRESDKGGLDFHKGKLDRKTQSREDL; this is translated from the coding sequence GTGATCCAGATTCGCTCTGAAGCTATCGGACCAATTTTACCGCCGCCAGCCGCTACACCTGTCAGAATTCAGTTTTTTTCAATTTTGACTTCGGAAATTTCAAAAACTCTTTCAAACAGTGATTTCGTGGAGAATTTATATCGGGGGTTACTCGGACGAGAGTCAGATAAGGGTGGTTTGGACTTTCACAAAGGAAAGCTCGATCGCAAAACTCAATCAAGGGAAGACTTGTGA